A genomic stretch from Chitinophaga agri includes:
- a CDS encoding acyltransferase family protein translates to MDTKRKVESLSFLRALAVLMVCFCHFGQPFSQDGNVLAGMFDIFHEYGKYGVQVFFVISGFVIPLSLDKGRYELKHYGKFLLKRLIRLHPPYLIALAITLVILVSSTVVKHIAFPETPSSIFLSLFYLHHPDSNPVFWTLKVEAEYYLFIGLFFLLLQKYPKATLAASIPLFMVISQTAVVEYIDLFSHLLYFMIGMIGYVMYMKGGKNWLEVGYITAIAVFTYLFYGAAPTIAAVATILVIMLYTGKVHQAFDFLGEISYSVYLLHFPVGVKLINLASRYVKPQYDILLFTFAVLFCLGVGYVFWKYVERPFSERSNKIKYGPRKTVSVEVAAAA, encoded by the coding sequence ATGGACACTAAAAGAAAAGTAGAGAGTCTCAGCTTTTTAAGGGCGCTTGCTGTATTGATGGTATGTTTTTGCCACTTCGGACAGCCATTTAGCCAGGACGGTAATGTATTAGCAGGCATGTTTGACATCTTTCATGAATATGGAAAGTATGGTGTGCAGGTCTTTTTCGTCATTTCAGGATTTGTTATTCCGTTGAGTCTGGATAAAGGACGGTATGAGCTGAAGCATTATGGGAAATTCCTGTTAAAACGGCTGATCAGGTTACACCCCCCTTATCTGATCGCGTTGGCTATCACACTGGTCATTCTTGTATCCTCTACCGTCGTAAAACATATTGCGTTTCCGGAGACACCGTCGAGTATCTTTCTAAGCCTTTTCTATCTGCATCATCCGGATTCCAATCCTGTGTTCTGGACATTGAAGGTAGAGGCGGAATATTATCTCTTTATCGGGCTGTTCTTTTTATTACTGCAGAAGTATCCGAAGGCGACGCTGGCTGCAAGTATCCCTTTGTTTATGGTGATCAGTCAGACAGCTGTTGTAGAATATATTGACCTGTTCAGTCACCTGCTGTACTTCATGATCGGCATGATAGGATACGTTATGTATATGAAAGGTGGTAAGAACTGGCTGGAAGTAGGCTATATCACTGCAATAGCGGTATTTACCTACCTGTTCTATGGTGCAGCACCAACCATAGCAGCAGTAGCTACTATCCTGGTGATCATGCTGTATACGGGCAAGGTGCACCAGGCGTTTGATTTTCTGGGAGAGATCTCTTACTCCGTATATCTGTTACACTTCCCGGTTGGGGTGAAACTGATCAATCTGGCCAGCAGGTACGTCAAGCCACAATATGACATACTGTTATTCACATTTGCCGTATTGTTTTGCCTGGGCGTAGGTTATGTTTTCTGGAAATATGTGGAACGTCCGTTCTCAGAAAGATCTAATAAGATCAAGTACGGACCACGTAAGACAGTTTCTGTTGAAGTAGCGGCAGCGGCTTAG
- a CDS encoding DUF4254 domain-containing protein yields the protein MYTEQYNQIFDQCIADYHVHNSVHQPIHNPYEKTAFEHLLYLKNWIDTVQWHLEDIIRDPLIDPVKALEIKRWIDRSNQERTDVVEYIDGYFLDKHKDTVTTADAAINTESPAWAIDRLSILALKIYHMREEATRVDATPEHREACQRKLDILLEQRQDLGTAITQLLEDIAAGRKYMKVYKQMKMYNDPALNPVLYKGK from the coding sequence ATGTATACAGAACAGTATAATCAAATATTTGATCAGTGTATTGCTGATTACCATGTACACAATAGTGTGCACCAGCCTATCCATAATCCTTATGAAAAAACAGCTTTTGAGCACCTGCTGTATCTGAAAAACTGGATCGATACCGTTCAGTGGCATCTGGAAGACATCATCCGTGATCCATTGATCGATCCTGTGAAAGCGCTGGAGATCAAGCGCTGGATCGACCGTTCCAACCAGGAACGTACCGATGTAGTGGAATACATCGACGGCTATTTCCTTGATAAACATAAAGATACGGTAACCACTGCCGACGCGGCAATTAATACGGAGAGTCCGGCGTGGGCAATTGACCGTCTTTCCATTCTTGCACTGAAGATCTATCATATGCGGGAGGAAGCGACCCGTGTGGATGCTACGCCTGAACACCGGGAAGCCTGTCAGCGTAAGCTGGACATCCTGCTGGAGCAGCGTCAGGACCTGGGAACGGCTATTACCCAGTTACTGGAGGATATCGCAGCCGGCCGTAAGTACATGAAAGTGTACAAACAGATGAAGATGTACAATGATCCTGCCTTAAATCCGGTGCTTTACAAGGGGAAATAA
- a CDS encoding dihydrofolate reductase family protein, whose product MAISPAETMALMAGQLSGKGEDQPNIRFVHTDIPTFINDLKQPEGKDIWLIRGVKLNALFLEQQWIDEMIMLVMHVALGEGIPLFEGGIFQTQFTLEAVTKYTNSVAGLRYRKQ is encoded by the coding sequence ATGGCTATATCGCCCGCAGAGACAATGGCATTAATGGCTGGCCAGCTATCCGGAAAAGGAGAGGACCAGCCGAACATACGTTTCGTCCACACTGATATCCCAACTTTCATTAACGATCTGAAGCAGCCGGAAGGAAAGGATATCTGGCTGATCAGAGGTGTTAAACTGAACGCCCTGTTCCTGGAACAGCAATGGATCGACGAGATGATCATGCTTGTCATGCATGTCGCCCTGGGAGAAGGCATTCCCTTATTTGAAGGAGGGATTTTTCAAACACAGTTCACACTGGAGGCCGTTACAAAGTATACCAATAGCGTAGCAGGCTTACGCTATCGTAAGCAGTAA
- a CDS encoding acyl-CoA thioesterase: MNFYTRKWVKPEDLNAHGTLFGGSLLRWIDEEAAIYSIIQLGTNRCVTKYMSEINFVSSAKQGDIVELGIKAVHFGRTSLTLTCQVRNKITQKVILTVDKMVFVSLDEHGTPVPHGRTKITYTDERLREEE; encoded by the coding sequence ATGAATTTTTATACACGTAAATGGGTAAAACCAGAGGACCTGAATGCACATGGGACATTATTCGGCGGCAGCCTGCTGCGCTGGATAGATGAAGAGGCAGCTATTTATTCCATTATACAGCTGGGTACGAACAGATGTGTGACGAAATATATGTCTGAGATCAACTTTGTCAGCTCTGCCAAACAGGGTGATATTGTTGAACTGGGGATAAAAGCAGTTCACTTTGGACGAACGTCCCTGACACTGACCTGTCAGGTAAGAAATAAGATTACACAGAAAGTGATCCTGACTGTGGATAAAATGGTATTTGTAAGTCTGGACGAACATGGCACGCCTGTACCTCACGGACGTACAAAGATCACGTATACCGATGAGCGTCTGCGTGAAGAAGAGTAG
- a CDS encoding FecR family protein produces the protein MKIDKQILERYFKGNCTAEEAEIVAAYLDQSETPVADEWFDQMYEEVLEEERQSISLPEKETKPPVIYSRWYSIAAAVVVLLGVCTWLLQMRQRNGVKMTLALTWDTLANNDNNIKLMTMIDGSRIWLAPHSSVIYPDNYNDTSREVWLQGEAYFEVAQHANKSFSVHTYHLKTIALGTAFNVSTSNYADGSIQVSLTEGKVAVTSNSYSLILRPGEMVRCSGDSYSRPAEFSVREVMDWRNGKLVFEKTSLGDVFAKLQSRYGCKIIVDKNVARSQKVSGVFHAGASVENILEAIQYVHGFQVVKRDDNTYEITTGK, from the coding sequence ATGAAAATAGATAAGCAAATACTGGAAAGATATTTCAAGGGCAACTGTACAGCTGAAGAGGCTGAAATCGTTGCAGCTTATCTTGATCAGTCAGAGACGCCGGTAGCTGATGAGTGGTTTGACCAGATGTATGAAGAAGTACTGGAAGAAGAACGACAATCGATAAGTCTGCCGGAAAAGGAAACAAAACCCCCTGTTATATATAGCAGATGGTATAGCATCGCTGCAGCCGTTGTGGTGTTATTGGGCGTATGCACCTGGCTGTTACAGATGAGACAGCGTAATGGTGTAAAAATGACCCTGGCACTTACCTGGGATACCCTTGCCAACAATGATAATAACATCAAGCTGATGACGATGATCGACGGATCGCGTATATGGCTGGCGCCTCACTCCAGTGTTATTTATCCTGATAATTATAATGACACCAGCAGGGAAGTGTGGTTACAGGGTGAAGCGTATTTCGAAGTAGCACAACATGCTAATAAATCTTTCAGTGTTCATACCTATCACCTGAAAACAATTGCATTAGGTACCGCATTCAATGTATCAACCAGTAACTATGCTGATGGTAGTATCCAGGTGAGCCTGACCGAAGGAAAAGTAGCCGTTACCAGCAATTCCTACTCGCTCATATTAAGGCCAGGAGAGATGGTGCGTTGCAGTGGAGATAGTTATTCCCGCCCCGCTGAGTTCAGTGTCAGGGAGGTGATGGACTGGAGGAATGGCAAACTGGTATTTGAAAAAACCTCATTGGGAGATGTATTTGCAAAATTACAATCACGCTATGGATGTAAAATTATAGTTGATAAAAATGTAGCAAGATCGCAGAAAGTATCTGGTGTGTTCCATGCTGGGGCATCAGTAGAAAATATTCTGGAAGCAATACAATATGTACACGGTTTCCAGGTGGTTAAAAGAGATGATAACACGTATGAGATAACTACGGGAAAATAA
- a CDS encoding RNA polymerase sigma factor — protein MSDNPSRILFGQLFEANREKVYRLAFKLTSDRQRAEEVTQQCFIKLWENIHKVNKDQDVFPLLFVFVKHIVIDETRKLYRERKSLSQLSSGPVSTDDGDEDTLMRKEFSQQVHKLIEQMPEQRRNIYLLSRDKGKSNKEIADQLSLSPTTVRNHLNLALQYIRREMMAHYDM, from the coding sequence ATGTCTGATAACCCATCCAGGATACTCTTTGGTCAACTATTTGAAGCCAACAGGGAAAAGGTGTACCGGTTAGCATTCAAACTTACCAGCGACCGGCAACGGGCGGAGGAAGTAACGCAGCAGTGTTTCATCAAACTCTGGGAAAACATCCACAAGGTGAATAAAGACCAGGATGTATTTCCCCTCCTGTTCGTGTTCGTAAAACATATTGTCATCGATGAAACAAGGAAACTATACCGTGAAAGAAAATCACTGTCGCAATTATCATCAGGTCCCGTATCCACAGATGATGGGGATGAAGACACGCTCATGCGCAAGGAGTTTAGTCAGCAGGTCCATAAGCTGATTGAACAGATGCCGGAACAACGGCGCAACATTTACCTGCTCAGCCGTGACAAAGGAAAAAGCAACAAAGAGATCGCTGATCAGTTAAGTCTTTCCCCCACGACGGTGAGGAATCACCTTAATCTTGCCCTCCAGTACATCAGGAGGGAAATGATGGCCCATTACGATATGTAA
- a CDS encoding class I SAM-dependent methyltransferase codes for MRYLLYFIYLGWHWGLNLAFFIIRHEIRGERKYGIRTIGTDNLAREVSEEDREHVAMYEPVNYYTATWLFDHLQSTDLHTTLLDVGCGKGRVLAMGAAYGFRTLAGIDLSPRLCASATEMQQLLYNRYQHIRITICCEDARQYTVPESVGVIFLFNPFDDVIMEGFIHRVKESLRRKHRPLKVLYANPQCKQLWLDAGFRETASFVKMDILKGSILVNNPT; via the coding sequence ATGAGATACCTGTTATACTTTATTTATTTAGGATGGCATTGGGGCCTTAATCTGGCATTTTTTATCATCAGGCATGAGATCCGCGGAGAGAGAAAGTATGGTATCCGGACAATAGGCACGGACAATCTGGCCAGGGAAGTATCGGAGGAGGACAGAGAGCATGTGGCCATGTATGAACCGGTGAACTACTATACTGCTACCTGGTTATTCGATCATCTGCAGTCTACGGATCTGCATACAACGCTGCTGGATGTTGGTTGTGGCAAGGGCCGGGTACTGGCAATGGGAGCAGCGTATGGGTTCAGAACGCTGGCAGGGATCGATCTTTCTCCACGACTTTGTGCATCTGCCACCGAAATGCAGCAGCTCTTGTATAACCGTTATCAGCATATCAGGATCACGATATGCTGTGAGGATGCCCGTCAATATACGGTGCCTGAGTCAGTAGGCGTCATATTCCTGTTCAATCCGTTTGACGATGTGATCATGGAGGGGTTTATCCACAGGGTTAAAGAGAGCCTGCGAAGGAAGCATCGCCCCCTGAAAGTATTATATGCCAATCCACAATGTAAACAACTCTGGCTCGATGCCGGCTTCAGGGAGACGGCCTCTTTCGTAAAAATGGATATATTAAAAGGCTCCATACTGGTGAACAACCCCACCTGA
- a CDS encoding TonB-dependent receptor domain-containing protein → MHSWKAFLLCFLAAGSPAVLMGQSYQTLGDKVSMNLQHTNAAAVVKSLEQQTAYTFAYDPDYLAHCTFEAVNFNGQTLAQVLNYLDVYAPIDIVYSNNTVALKQGKQEKSSVKEKGRVKGKIVDNKNEPLPGVTVQSEGGLGVVSSVDGSYELNLTPGTYTLTFSYVSYDTRKVTEVIVKEGGVTPLDIIMKSSSSRLKEVTITGNYKRASVEGLYALQKNNAAITDGISSEQIARTPDKNIGEVLKRVSGLATVDNKYVVVRGLSERYNQAVLNGQVMPSTELNRKNFSFDIVPANIVENVTVVKTLTPDRSAEFGGGLVEVNTLDMPAQDFLNIGIGSSLNSLTTGENFRTLKLEGKEYWGKAADHRNLLGQTKWNNSADVIAKYESNNKDLKQFSNNWGVYEMKAPVSQNYQISAGKVMPLGGKRQLGIVASANYRNTFQTQDIEMTRDGFDAGFTGKRYGFTTNLGGLLGIGYKSERTRLSLQSIYIRTLDQQLLLGEGEHTDPSGHLLGYYDLTTQTSLWQTQLKGEQSLGKRGVKLKWLGSYVLLDKQKPDNHQFLAYTLEDSKLPSNEFNISGPFSGGISDGALRWWSRAYEKDYNWDVALSVPFKLGEGSFRSDNTFKAGYSGWSKNRLFYVLNTGSKGFNTQDYPALSQTFIPERGGEIYLSRFTDDFNRTAALHGMYAMLDNKINEKWRLVWGVRAEYFNLNNINSVLDSVFRAINAGRNWPLDYSALENREPNWHLFPSANLTYSVTPAMNLRLSYAKSIIRPDLRELSFFREYDFELGGAYESALVKSTTVQHFDFRYEWYPGPGEIISASLFYKNFRDPMEIYKQGDIRLFHLKNNKTAKNYGLEIEVRKSLAFTEVPVLRDITLYGNMTILDSRVTPVDIDFNRLDPKDSTKVLPTESIRKEEKRPQTGASNYMVNAGIYYDKKPVSLSLVYNWVSNRMFRPAQYYSESLFERPVTALDAQLGVRLLKEKLQLRLNVSNLLNSYSIIYRNFYTDPAISNYQKDPSVKDLLYKKGEDRIDYQAKPGRTFSATLTYNF, encoded by the coding sequence ATGCACAGTTGGAAGGCTTTCCTGTTATGTTTTCTTGCAGCAGGATCTCCTGCTGTGTTAATGGGGCAATCTTATCAGACGCTGGGGGATAAAGTGTCTATGAATCTGCAACACACCAATGCTGCAGCCGTTGTAAAATCACTTGAACAACAAACAGCTTATACATTCGCTTACGATCCGGACTATCTGGCACACTGCACATTTGAAGCAGTAAATTTCAATGGGCAGACGCTGGCACAGGTATTAAACTACCTGGATGTTTATGCACCAATCGATATTGTCTATTCAAATAATACTGTAGCTCTCAAACAGGGCAAACAGGAGAAGTCATCCGTGAAAGAGAAAGGACGTGTTAAAGGGAAGATCGTTGACAATAAAAATGAGCCTTTACCTGGTGTGACGGTACAGTCAGAAGGCGGCCTCGGTGTAGTCTCCAGCGTAGATGGCAGCTACGAACTGAATCTGACTCCAGGCACCTACACGCTTACTTTTAGCTACGTATCTTATGATACGCGTAAAGTAACGGAAGTAATAGTAAAAGAAGGTGGTGTAACGCCGCTGGACATTATTATGAAAAGCAGCAGTTCCCGTCTGAAAGAAGTAACTATAACCGGAAATTATAAACGTGCATCTGTAGAAGGTCTGTACGCACTACAGAAAAACAATGCCGCCATTACTGATGGTATCAGCTCTGAACAAATAGCGCGGACGCCCGATAAAAATATTGGTGAGGTATTGAAACGTGTGAGTGGGCTGGCGACAGTTGATAACAAATATGTTGTTGTACGTGGTCTCAGCGAACGTTATAACCAGGCCGTGCTGAATGGTCAGGTCATGCCCAGCACAGAGCTGAACCGAAAGAACTTCAGCTTCGATATCGTTCCTGCTAATATCGTGGAAAACGTAACAGTGGTAAAGACTTTAACACCTGACCGTAGTGCGGAATTTGGTGGTGGTCTGGTGGAAGTAAATACACTTGACATGCCCGCGCAGGACTTTCTAAATATCGGCATCGGAAGTAGTTTAAACAGTCTCACAACTGGTGAGAATTTCCGCACATTAAAACTGGAAGGAAAAGAATACTGGGGTAAAGCGGCAGATCATCGTAATCTGCTGGGGCAGACAAAATGGAACAACTCTGCAGATGTTATCGCAAAGTATGAGTCAAATAATAAAGATCTCAAACAGTTCAGTAACAACTGGGGTGTGTATGAAATGAAAGCACCCGTTTCTCAGAACTATCAGATATCCGCAGGTAAAGTAATGCCTCTCGGTGGCAAAAGACAACTTGGTATTGTCGCTTCTGCTAACTACAGAAACACTTTCCAGACCCAGGATATCGAAATGACAAGAGATGGTTTTGACGCAGGATTCACTGGCAAGCGCTATGGATTTACAACAAACCTGGGCGGGCTGTTAGGAATAGGTTATAAAAGTGAACGTACAAGATTAAGCCTTCAGAGCATATATATCCGCACACTTGACCAGCAGTTGCTGTTAGGTGAAGGGGAACATACAGATCCCAGTGGTCATCTCTTAGGCTACTATGATCTGACTACGCAGACTTCTCTCTGGCAAACGCAGTTAAAAGGTGAACAGTCACTGGGTAAACGTGGCGTTAAACTGAAATGGTTAGGTAGCTATGTATTGCTGGATAAACAAAAACCAGACAACCATCAGTTCCTGGCGTACACACTGGAGGATAGTAAACTCCCTTCCAATGAGTTTAACATCAGCGGACCATTCAGTGGCGGTATCAGTGATGGTGCGTTACGTTGGTGGAGCCGTGCCTATGAAAAAGATTACAACTGGGATGTTGCATTGTCTGTACCATTTAAATTAGGCGAGGGTTCCTTCCGCTCAGATAATACCTTTAAAGCAGGTTATTCAGGATGGAGTAAAAACAGGTTGTTCTATGTATTGAACACTGGTTCGAAAGGATTTAACACGCAGGATTATCCGGCATTATCACAAACATTTATTCCTGAAAGAGGAGGAGAGATCTACCTGAGCCGCTTTACAGATGATTTTAACAGAACAGCTGCATTACATGGCATGTATGCGATGCTTGATAACAAAATAAATGAAAAGTGGAGACTGGTATGGGGAGTAAGGGCAGAGTATTTCAATCTGAATAACATCAATAGTGTCCTCGACTCAGTGTTCAGAGCAATCAATGCCGGAAGGAACTGGCCGCTCGACTATAGTGCATTGGAAAACAGAGAACCCAACTGGCATCTGTTTCCCTCTGCTAACCTCACCTACAGCGTGACGCCAGCAATGAACCTGCGTTTGTCCTATGCCAAGAGTATTATCCGTCCTGACCTGAGAGAGTTGTCTTTCTTCCGCGAATATGACTTTGAATTAGGTGGCGCTTATGAGAGTGCACTGGTAAAATCAACAACTGTTCAACACTTTGATTTCCGTTACGAATGGTATCCCGGACCTGGGGAGATTATCTCTGCATCACTCTTCTACAAGAATTTCAGAGATCCTATGGAGATCTACAAACAGGGCGATATCAGATTATTCCACCTGAAGAACAATAAAACGGCGAAGAACTATGGACTGGAAATAGAGGTGAGAAAGTCACTCGCATTCACAGAGGTACCTGTGCTCAGAGATATCACCCTGTATGGAAATATGACTATTCTTGATTCCCGTGTAACGCCCGTCGATATTGACTTTAACAGATTAGACCCGAAAGATTCCACTAAGGTATTGCCAACAGAATCAATTAGAAAAGAAGAGAAAAGACCACAGACAGGCGCAAGCAACTATATGGTGAATGCTGGTATCTACTACGATAAAAAGCCGGTATCACTGAGCCTTGTGTACAACTGGGTGAGTAACAGGATGTTCCGTCCGGCTCAGTACTATAGCGAATCTCTGTTTGAACGCCCCGTTACAGCACTGGATGCACAGCTGGGTGTAAGACTACTGAAAGAAAAGCTGCAGCTCCGGCTGAACGTCTCAAACCTATTAAATAGTTATTCAATCATTTATCGCAATTTCTATACAGACCCCGCTATCAGTAACTATCAGAAAGACCCAAGTGTAAAGGATTTGCTGTACAAGAAAGGAGAGGACCGGATTGACTATCAGGCGAAACCAGGAAGGACTTTTAGCGCAACACTTACCTATAATTTCTAA
- a CDS encoding glycosyltransferase family 9 protein gives MSEKLRTILAIRFSAMGDVAMTIPVMQQVLEQNPGIQIVFVSNKNWGALCAGIPRLTFFPADLKGAHNGFKGLFRLFREVRKAYQIDAVADMHHVLRSQIVRAFFRLTGRSVAAIDKGRAEKKALARPEEKVLKPLTSTIERYAAVFRELGLSVTIDPKQPVFARQELTAAMLEVTGARNGDKWIGLAPFATYKEKTYPLDKMEAILAALVDRKNTKVLLMGGGASEVAQLTSLAIKYPAAVVVAGRFRLPEEMAIISNFDVMISMDSANMHLASLFGVPVVSIWGATHPFAGFMGFGQREENAVQLENLSCRPCSIFGNKPCFRGDHACMEWIEPVAVEEKVINLIG, from the coding sequence ATGTCTGAAAAACTCAGGACCATACTGGCCATCCGGTTTTCTGCCATGGGAGATGTGGCAATGACCATTCCGGTGATGCAGCAGGTATTGGAACAAAATCCCGGTATACAGATCGTTTTTGTGTCAAATAAGAACTGGGGTGCCCTTTGTGCTGGTATTCCACGTTTGACATTCTTTCCTGCCGATCTGAAAGGTGCGCATAACGGATTTAAAGGCTTGTTCCGTCTTTTCAGGGAAGTAAGGAAGGCCTACCAGATTGATGCCGTCGCCGATATGCATCATGTACTGCGTTCACAGATCGTACGTGCATTTTTCAGACTAACTGGTAGATCGGTAGCAGCTATTGATAAAGGCAGGGCGGAAAAGAAAGCACTGGCCCGTCCGGAGGAAAAGGTATTGAAACCATTAACCAGCACTATAGAGCGATATGCGGCCGTTTTCCGCGAACTGGGACTGTCTGTCACTATTGACCCAAAACAACCCGTTTTTGCCCGACAGGAGCTTACAGCAGCCATGCTGGAAGTAACAGGTGCCAGGAACGGAGATAAATGGATTGGCCTCGCGCCATTTGCCACTTATAAGGAGAAAACTTATCCGCTGGACAAAATGGAAGCCATACTGGCGGCATTGGTAGACAGGAAAAATACAAAGGTACTGTTGATGGGAGGTGGTGCCTCTGAGGTCGCGCAACTGACTTCGCTGGCTATAAAATATCCTGCGGCAGTTGTTGTAGCCGGCAGGTTCCGTTTGCCCGAGGAAATGGCAATTATCAGTAACTTTGATGTGATGATCAGTATGGACTCTGCCAATATGCACCTGGCATCTCTTTTTGGTGTGCCGGTCGTATCCATCTGGGGAGCCACCCATCCATTCGCAGGATTCATGGGATTCGGTCAGCGGGAAGAGAATGCTGTACAGCTGGAAAACCTTTCCTGCAGGCCTTGTTCTATCTTCGGGAACAAGCCATGTTTCCGCGGAGATCATGCCTGTATGGAGTGGATTGAGCCGGTTGCAGTCGAAGAAAAAGTGATAAATTTGATCGGATAG
- a CDS encoding S41 family peptidase, with amino-acid sequence MYRKSILALTTSLLIVSCKKDDVVQPVVPTGPVTRQEVNNWILDSMRMFYLWNNSLPSIADSQPSATAFFTGLKNKADRFSVIYRQDDATSFPKYMLTTFGISYNIVGYPQAPGGVIGVIGLVIPGSPAAALGLARGSYFTAINGTTLTTSNAAAIGQEMLSGGSAVLTLATISNNTITKGGDIILNAQHFREQPIYQQSVQTVHGKTVAYLFYNAFDDRYNQGLFNAFKQFKTSGATELVLDLRYNPGGSVTGAAMLNALIAPNIDENSIFAKYAGNNNMGQRAVSYKSALSVPESGAPIAFANLAPGRLSLQRVFILTGLQTASAAELTINTLKPYMQVVQIGQHTLGKDKAAVIISDMRSPQRIPYTLLPITYNLANAKGEGGYTNGIIPDYIIDEMGKLPLAPVGNEKDPLIAKAMAIISGGGRQQAYPEKTVLRYYDAQAEMADRNMVKLPAALR; translated from the coding sequence ATGTACCGGAAATCCATTCTAGCCCTTACCACTTCTTTGCTGATCGTTTCCTGCAAAAAAGATGATGTCGTCCAGCCCGTAGTTCCCACCGGTCCCGTCACCAGACAGGAAGTAAATAACTGGATACTTGACAGTATGCGGATGTTCTATCTGTGGAATAATTCACTGCCCAGCATAGCAGACAGTCAGCCGTCGGCCACCGCCTTCTTTACGGGATTAAAGAACAAGGCGGACCGGTTCTCCGTCATCTACAGGCAGGATGATGCAACCAGTTTCCCCAAATACATGCTGACAACTTTCGGGATCAGTTATAACATTGTCGGTTATCCACAGGCGCCAGGTGGCGTTATTGGTGTCATAGGACTGGTCATCCCGGGATCGCCTGCTGCAGCGCTGGGACTGGCAAGAGGCAGTTATTTCACAGCTATCAATGGTACGACACTGACCACTTCGAACGCGGCAGCTATCGGTCAGGAGATGCTCTCTGGTGGTAGCGCGGTGCTTACGCTGGCAACCATCAGCAACAATACGATCACAAAGGGAGGAGACATAATCCTGAACGCCCAGCACTTCCGGGAACAACCAATATATCAGCAGAGCGTACAAACCGTACACGGGAAGACGGTCGCTTATCTCTTCTACAACGCGTTTGATGATCGTTATAACCAGGGATTATTTAATGCATTCAAACAGTTCAAAACGTCCGGCGCTACTGAACTGGTCCTGGACCTGCGGTATAACCCAGGAGGATCTGTTACAGGAGCAGCCATGCTGAATGCATTGATCGCCCCGAACATTGATGAGAACAGCATTTTTGCAAAATATGCAGGCAACAACAACATGGGGCAACGTGCTGTATCCTACAAGTCAGCACTGTCTGTACCTGAGAGTGGTGCTCCTATTGCCTTTGCTAACTTAGCTCCAGGCAGACTTTCACTACAACGGGTCTTTATACTGACTGGTCTGCAAACAGCTTCCGCAGCTGAACTGACTATCAATACACTGAAACCCTACATGCAGGTCGTGCAGATCGGCCAGCATACACTTGGGAAAGACAAAGCCGCCGTTATCATCAGCGATATGCGCTCCCCACAGCGTATTCCCTATACGTTATTGCCAATCACCTACAATCTAGCAAATGCAAAAGGAGAAGGGGGATATACCAATGGTATCATACCAGATTATATTATTGATGAAATGGGGAAATTACCATTAGCGCCTGTTGGCAATGAGAAAGATCCGCTGATAGCAAAAGCAATGGCGATCATATCAGGAGGAGGAAGACAACAGGCATATCCAGAGAAAACGGTGTTGCGATATTATGATGCACAGGCGGAGATGGCAGACAGGAATATGGTGAAACTACCGGCGGCGTTAAGATAA